Genomic DNA from Salvia miltiorrhiza cultivar Shanhuang (shh) chromosome 1, IMPLAD_Smil_shh, whole genome shotgun sequence:
ATTTATGCTTGCAAATACTGGTCTCAAGATAGGCGAGCTACTGTGGCTAGAAACACAGTGTCTGGGCTTGTTTTAGTTTCGAAATCCTGCGGCAATGATGTTTCCAGGTTAGTATAACATGAGATCCTTCTGGTTAGTAAGCATGTACATACGTAGTAGGAAATCCTAAATCTCGTATATTGTCTTATTTAGGTTGACATTTTGGTTATCGAACACTGTTGTTCTGCGGGAAATTATATCTCAGGCATTTGGGAATTCCTGTCAGTCTAATGCTTCAGCAAAATTATTTGAGTCTAATGGTGGTGAAACAAAGTCATCTACAAATAAATCGAAGAATAGTGGTGGAAACAGACAATTGAATAAGAAGGGTTTCTTACAGTTCGTGGATGATTGGCAAGAAACAAGAACCTTCACTGCTGCCTTGGAGAAAGTCGAGTCCTGGATTTTCTCAAGGATAGTTGAGTCAATCTGGTGGCAGGTTATTTCTCTATAACCTTCACACAGTAAAACTATAGTAATGTGATTACTTGAGATATTCAATCAATCGAAGGATTGAACACTAATCATCTCACTGAGGTTGCTGGATTGCTGCCATGTTCCAATTTTAGTTTGTTTCTTCATCTAAAATTATACTGTGTGCCATTTCatctataatttttatttttatagcaTCAATTTTGATTTCATATATTTTGGGCTATTAAGTTTATTATCCACATTTCTGTAGTCCATTTAGACTCTTTCCTCTAAAGTACTGTTTCTATTGCTTCTCAGACACTGACACCTAACATGCAATCACCTGTTGATGATTCTACCACACCCAAAGGTTCGGAAAGGTTACTTGGCCCGGCCCTTGGTGACCAGAAACAAGGAAGCTTTTCCATTAACCTATGGAAAAATGCCTTTCGTGATGCTTTCAGAAGACTTTGCCCTGTTCGAGCTGGGGGACATGAGTGTGGTTGTTTGCCAGTTTTGACTAGGAAGGTGCATAACATAATGTTACTTTTCTCCTTttccatcatttttttttgaggcaaCCTTTTCCATCATTATACTCATGTACACACGCAtggtttgtttttttctttgtgtgtgtgtgtgtgtgtgtgtgttttttggggggggggggagggggggttaTCACAATAACATTGATGTGTGCTATAAACTGAAGCATGAGTTTCTTTTAGTCAATGTTTTGGCTGCATGGTGATACCACTCGCAATATCTAATAAGATGTATGCATTTTATTAGGTGATGGAACTATGTATTGGCAGGCTTGATGTGGCCATGTTTAATGCTATTCTCCGCGAGTCAGCCCATGAGATCCCTACTGATCCTGTATCTGATCCAATTGTGGACTCCAAGGTTTTACCTATTCCTGCCGGAGATTTGAGCTTTGGTTCTGGTGCTCAACTTAAAAATTCTGTAAGTGCCTTGCTCCTACTCTAGGCAATCATTCTTGTCTACATATTAGAGTTGCTTGAGTAAGGACAATACTTTAATTGCATCCTCTTATTATGCCTTGAAGTATTATGTACTTATGAAGAAATTCATCTTTTGATAAATGTGTTTTATTATGAATCGGTGGAAACACTACATTTTTGTACTAGCATTAATCACTTCATGCAGGATTCTTGTATGTCTTTCTATTTAAGACGCTTGTGCACTTCCTCAGGTTGGCAATTGGGGTAGATGGTTATCCGATTTTCTTGGCATGGATGCTGACAGTTCTGCAAAAGACGCAAATGATGCACTGGATGATGATGATAAGCAGGGTGCGGAGAAACCAAAGAGTTTCCCTCTTCTTAATGCCTTGAGTGATCTTCTAATGCTTCCCAAAGATATGCTCATGGACCGTACAATAAGAATGGAGGTCAGCTGAGTTAAATCTTGCTTTGTCGTATATCCCTATTATGTATCACCATCTCATCCATTGTATTTTTATAGGTCTGTCCAGAAATCAGTCTTCCATTGGTTAAGCGAGTACTCTGCAACTTCTCTCCTGATGAGTTCTGTCCCGATCCTGTCCCAGGTGCTGTGCTAGAGGCACTAAACGCTGAGGTATGCTATTATTTGCATTACAGAGTCTTTAGCAGCTCTCTCTATTTtcttgtccacaaaaaatattctCTCAGCACAATATCAACGATAGTTGCATTCTTCATGAATCCAGTTCGAGTAGTGTgaggtgtttggctaagcttattttaaagaacttataagctcttggagcttataagatgtggtttcttaagagcttataagttgtcaaattatttggataattgagcttataagctagagagatgATTTTTAGTTGATGagagaaaatctttgttagagaaaaaaaatcgaagaaaaatgaaattagaatgatatatgatgaaaataaaaaatcatagctgagttatttttgtaaaatgagtgttgcttatatgataatgagaaaataagttgggatagaggaacttattttttgaagaGCTTATTTTGCCCAACACTttaaaagagcttataagctcctaaacagcttataagttgttttaaaaaacttataagctcagccaaacacccttcTAAGTATCATTTCATATTTTCTATGCTTTAGACATCAAGATTTAGGAAATTATTCTGTCCTTGTCATGAGTGTTAGATGTTGCTCATTTATGGTGATTAAGGTTCAATATCTTTACTATGTTACTGCGATCACTATTTGAAAGAGTTGGTTTGCGTTGACAGTCAATCATAGAGCGTAGAATATCAGGGGAGTCCACCACTAACTTCCCTTACACTGCTGCTCCGACGGTGTACACGCCTCCCTCTTCTTCCGACGTGGCCGAGAAAGTGGCGGAGGCCGGTGCAAGCAGTCAGTTCTACAGAAGTGCCTCCTCCGTGCAGAGGAAAGGGTACACCAGCGACGAGGAGCTGGATGAAATGGAGTCGTGTCTATCTTCTGTGGTCGACACACTGCCACCGTCTCCCACTGCCGTAAGGCGCAATGGAAGAGGTGGCGGCGGCGAAGTAGGTGATGGTGATGGAGCCAACGCTAGGTATGATCTTCTTCGTGAGGTCTGGCAATCCACATAGAGACCATGGGATATGCTTGCTTGCTAGAATtgtgtatgtatttttttttgtttttgacgAGTGACAGGTACATAATGAAAGAACTGAGTGAAAAATCTCTACTATATAGCAAAAACATAATTCATCGATTTCATTTGTATATTGCAACCCTTCCTCTCACATTACAAATGGACCATTTTTTTGAGCAATGAGATTTATTTCAATGGGCCCACTTAGAGAAACAATTTGATGTGGGccgatttaaaattattattaatgaaaTAACTTTT
This window encodes:
- the LOC131001303 gene encoding uncharacterized protein LOC131001303, whose translation is MKETDRRKGLNNKEKARPARPETRDRKLPGKNVGRNLKEKEVEAKPSSDKQNINILGSDLKSGAEPSEAFENVVIDYVDDECRSEESLHNTRTLKTDERQGNEKLTDNSSDMDIVDESDAETTNDSVSSHGDPQTADEGKAEKVTRVRNLSSGSDGSAQAQRLKSDKRANSLQIKASKQTPRKGPEKGLLKSAKSSSDSLKNMKVHPKPLSDSSEGADSQPLELDNGVDSLDEASNGAHTVCSDDEAVDTEESHKREDKADQNQKIEEMEARIKNLESELREVAALEIALYSVVPEHGSSAHKVHTPARRLSRLYIYACKYWSQDRRATVARNTVSGLVLVSKSCGNDVSRLTFWLSNTVVLREIISQAFGNSCQSNASAKLFESNGGETKSSTNKSKNSGGNRQLNKKGFLQFVDDWQETRTFTAALEKVESWIFSRIVESIWWQTLTPNMQSPVDDSTTPKGSERLLGPALGDQKQGSFSINLWKNAFRDAFRRLCPVRAGGHECGCLPVLTRKVMELCIGRLDVAMFNAILRESAHEIPTDPVSDPIVDSKVLPIPAGDLSFGSGAQLKNSVGNWGRWLSDFLGMDADSSAKDANDALDDDDKQGAEKPKSFPLLNALSDLLMLPKDMLMDRTIRMEVCPEISLPLVKRVLCNFSPDEFCPDPVPGAVLEALNAESIIERRISGESTTNFPYTAAPTVYTPPSSSDVAEKVAEAGASSQFYRSASSVQRKGYTSDEELDEMESCLSSVVDTLPPSPTAVRRNGRGGGGEVGDGDGANARYDLLREVWQST